The stretch of DNA TATTAACCAAGGAGGCCAAGCTCCTGACAAGGTACGTTGGTAGCCTGTTCATGGTCCTGGCATTGCCCTTCATGATGTCAGGCCTCTTCGTGGGGATCGGCTACGCGGTCGCCGGCCCATCAGCTACGGCGAACTTTGCCTCGAACACCGGGGTTCAGAACCCCATCCTGTACATGACTCTCGGAGGGGTGTTGATGATCGCGAGCATGGTGATGGTTGAGAACACGTCCAGCGTGATACGAGAAGAGCAGCTCATCGGAACCTTCGAGCTCCACTACCTGACCCCCAATAGCACCGTGGTGGTGTGGTTGCTGCATGCTGTTGCCCAGTCTATTCTCATGCTCCTGGTGTTCACGATCGATTTGACCGTCGTCGTTGCGCTACAAGGATCCCTTCTCAGCCCCGTGGAGTGGGTCGAGTCGGCGCTCGTCCTTCTCCTGGGCCTCCTTCCCCTAGCGGGGCTGGGGCTCGTGGTTGCAGCCCTCACGGTCAGGTTCAAGGAAGTGTGGGCTGTGGCCAGCACAGTTAACGCCTTCATCGCCATGCTTTCGGGCTACTACTACCCCCTGGAGGTGTTCCCGCGGGTGGTTCAAGCGGTCTCCGCGCTGCTCCCCACGACGCACGCCACGCAGGTTTTGAGAGGCATAGTCGCCGGCGGCTCCTCGAGCCTGAATCTGGCCGAAAGAGTAGGGATCATGGTCTCGCTAGGCTTAGCTTACCTTTACCTTGGCCGGCTCACCTACACGAGGTGGGAGGATGAGGCGAGGAGGAGGGGCGAGCTATCGAAGTACTAGGTTCGTGAGAGGCATAAGAGCGCTGGCGCTCGAGATCTCCTGGACCGCCAAAGTTGCTCTAAAAACTTACTTCAGGTACCCTGCGTGGCTAGTCTCCGACATCATAACGACGCCCGCGTGGCTCGTCCTCCTACTCTTCCCAATACTCATGTTCCTCCCCAGAGAGGAGTGGAGCGACCCTAAGGTCCTCAACATGTTCTTCTGGGCAATGATCCTATGGGACGTTGTCTCGGCCGGCTTATGGAGCTTCGGGATGGCTATAAGGCGGGAGCAGCAGACCGGAACGCTCGAGTTCATCCTCCTCACCAACGCCAACCGCGCCGTCCTCTTCTCGAGGAACCTGTTCTCGAGGATCGTGGGCCTAGGGCTAACGCTAGCCTACACCTACTTCTTCTTCGTGCTTCTCTTCGGCACAAGCGTGATACTGCACGATGTCCTCCCGGTCGCCGCGGTCCTGCTGGTCGGGCTCTTCACCTCTATGGGCTTCGGCCTCATCTACGGGGCACTAGTGCTCAAGTACAAGAACGTCGGCCCCCTGAACAACATCCTGCAGTTCGTGATACTGGGACTCAGCGGGGTCTTCTTCCCGGTCTCAAGCCTGCCTAGAGAGCTCCAGCTGGTTTCGCTGGCAATACCCTTCACGTACCTATCAGAGCTCTTGAGGTACCACGCCCTCCGCACGCCAACCCTGCTGCCCGTCGAGCTCGAGTGGGCGCTGCTCCTTGCGCTTACGGCGGCGCTAGTTGCCGCAGGGCTGGCTTCGATCTACGCCATCGAGCGGAGGCTCAAAAGGACTGGGGAGCTCGGGCAGTACTAGGCCACGCGGCATCTAAGCTCAAGCCCTGATCCGCCAACGCAAAGCCCAGGAATGGGCTTTTAACCAACCTTTACACGAATTTACGAGCTGTTCGGGATGGAGGCGAGGTTTCCGTACAGGCCGAGGCCGCACCAGCTGGAGGTAGCTAAGATTATTTCGGAGCAGGTGAAGAGGCGCAACGTCATCCTCGAGGCCCCCACGGGTTTCGGGAAGACGCCCGTAGTGATCTACGCCCTACTCCCCTTCCTCGAGCGGGGAGGCAGGGTGGTGTGGGCTGTCAGAACCGGGAGCGAAACTGACAGGCCCGTGGAGGAGTTCAGGGTCTTCAGGGAGAAGAGCGGCGTCAGGCTCGTCGCACTGAGCCTCCGCGGGAAGAGGGACATGTGCCTCCTCGCCCGGAGGTTCGGCGAGAACCTTGACTACAGCGACGTGTCCTACATCTGCAGCAGGGAGAGGAGCAGGTGCCCCTACTACAGGCGGCTCCGCGAGGGAGTTGACCTGCAGAGGTTCGTCGACGTGGGGGCGCTGACGTACACGTACATATTCGAGGAGGCGAGCAGGATGGGCGTTTGCCCCTACTTCCTCCAGCGCGAGCTGCTGAAGCTGGCCGACGTCGTGGCCCTCAGCTACAACTACGTCGTGGACGAGGGTCTGAGCTGGAGCATCAGGACGGAGTTCCCCTTCAAGGAGTCGATACTCGTAGTGGACGAGGCGCACAACCTCCAGAACCTCAACCTGGGAGGGGACACGATAACCGAGGGGACTATGGACAGGGCCTACAGCGAGGCGCTCGAGGCGGGTGACGAGGACAGCGCCGCGCTCGTCGACTACACTCGAAGCAGGGTTAAGGAGAAGTACTCGAGCCTGCAGGAGGAGGAGAGCGAGGTGTTTGACCCCGAGGATCTCCTCCCCGCCGACTTCGAGAAGAGGCTGGAGGACGCCTTGAAGACGGGCGAGGCTATTCGCGAGAGGAGGTTCAAAGAGGGGAAGAGGCCTCAGTCGAGCCTCTACCACTTCGCGAGCTTCTTTAAGGCCGCGGTTGAGGCGAGGGGGGTTGACGGCATAGCCTTGATTGTCGAGAGGAGCAACGGTAGGCTTTACCTCAACATATGGGACATGCGCGCAGGCGAAGTTCTCTCGAGGGTGTGGAGGTCCTTCAAGAGGGTCATATTCATGTCGGGGACCCTTGCACCCATCGAGGCGTTCGCCGAGACGGTGGGCGTGAGAGACTACTACCCGGTAACTGTTCCAAGCCCCTACGACGAGACCAACGCATCCGTGTACCTCGTCAAAGACCTCACGACGCGGGGGGAGGAGCTCAGCGACGAGATGGCTGGAAAGTACGTGGACGCGATCGCTCGGACACTCCGCAGGGTCAGGCGCAACACCGCTGTTTTCACCGCCAGCTACCGCATCCAGGCCAAGCTGATGGCCAGCGGGCTCCTTGAGGCCGCTCGGAGCCTTGGGTACACCGTCTTCGTCGAGCGGCGCGACATGAGCGGGCTAGAGGCTGGGGAAACTCTCCAGAAGTTCAAGTCCCTCGCCCAGAGCGGGAGCGGGTTGCTGGTCGCGCCCATGGGGGGTAGGTTCGCGGAGGGCGCCGACTACCCGGGTGAGGAGCTGATGTGCGTGTTCCTCGTCGGCATACCTTTCGAGAAGCCGACGACCAAGACAAGGCTCTACATAGAGTACTACCAGAGGCTATACGGCGAGGAGAAGGGCCGCTTGTACGCCTACGTTTACCCCGCCTTGAGGAGGGCGGCTCAGGCCCTCGGGAGGGCGCTCAGGAGCCCAAGAGACCAGGCGGTGATCGTGCTGGGGGACTACCGCTACCAGCAGTACATGCCGCTCATGCCTGACTACGTCCGCGAGCTGGTAAAGCCTATAACTCACGACCGTCTTGACGCTGTTGAACCCCCCTGGGAGAGAATCAGGCTGTAGTTGGTGGTATCATGACGACTCAGTACGAGAGAGTCTTCACCGAGGAGGCTGAGAGGATTGCCGGCAGGGCTTTAGGCGAGATAGCCTTCGAGGCCTTGATGAGGGCTGCGCTTCTGGGCCTCCCTATCGAGCCAGCGAAAACCGGACCTAGAAGCGTCGTGGTCCACTACGCCGGCAGGAAGACGTTCTTCAGGGTTATAGGCGTCCTCAACCCCTCGGGGGGCTTCTCGGTCTGCTTGAGGCGATACACCAACGACTGCGGGGAAGTCGCCTCAGTCTCGCCGAGCGGCGAGGTTAAAATCGTCGTGGCTGGTCTGGCATCCTACTTGAGCTCTCCCGGGGAGCTGTACGGCGGCCACGTGGCCGACGTGTGGACGCAGAGGCTTCGAGCGGCTGAGGCCGGCATGCTCAAGGAGGTCCAGAAGGAGTCTCTGAGCCGTAACATCCTCTCTAGCCTTTCGAGCGCTCTCCTCGATGCCTTCCCGCGGGTCAAGGTGTACTACTCTCCGGTGACGCTGGACTACGCGGCGGGGCTGCTTGAGGCCGGTGTCCTGCCTGTCTGGGTCAGCGGCTTCGGCTACTCCGTCTCCGTGTCGAGGCTCGCGCTTGAGAAGCTGGCTGAGCTGACCGGTAAGTAATTATACTTTCAGGTGCTGTACTAACCTGATGAGGAAAGAGCATATTGCTGCACTTACTATCGCCTTTACACTGCTCTTCTCCCTCCTGGCACTGGCTCAACCGGCGCTGCCCGGTTTCTCCCCGCTAGCCGTGCCCGCGTACTCCAGCGACATCAGCCTCGGGAAGCCTGCAGCGGTGACTCCGGGCGGCAGCTTCACGTTCACGCTGACGGGAGACGCTGCTCAGCCCAGCGCGGCTTACATGTTCACCGCCACGGTAACCGATGGTAAGCTGAGCCTCCTGAACTACTCGCTCAGCGTCACCTACTCAAACGGCAAAGTCACGGTTTCCGTGCCTAGCAGTGCGAAGCCAGGCGTCTACGACCTCGTTCTAGTCGGGCAGAGGAAGCTCGAGCTACCGAGGAGCGTGTGGGTGATAAACGTCTCGAAAACCACGCTCAGAGTTGTCCAGATCACCGACCAGCACTACGGCGCAGGACAGCCGGACGTGATAACGGGCGACATGAACAGGATCGCAGGCTACCTTGTCGCCTCCCTGCTGAAACCCGACCTGATCATCGACACCGGCGACGTAGGCGACACCGCCAGCGAGCCCCAGTACCGCTGGGCTTACAGCTACGAGAGAGCGTTCCTCTACGGCTTCCCTATCCTTGTCATCCCGGGAAACCACGACACCCCGCCCGACATGTGGTCCAAGTACTACGGGAGCACAACCTGGTACAGGCTGATAGGAGATAGGCTCCTCATCGTCGGGCTTTACTCGCTTGAGCAGGGATACCCGCCGCTGAGCCAGCTCCAGTGGGCGGAGGGCGTCCTCAAGCAGTACTCCAGCGTCCCCTACAAAGTGGTCCTGGTCCACCACCCCGTCTTCTACTACCAGGGTGAGCTCAAGACGACGTACGACGACCAGAGCGTGATCGCTCCATACGATCCGCAGAGCAACCCGAACTCTCCCATATACTCCTCTTGGAGCGGGAACATGGAGGCGACGCGCTTCTTCCTCAGGCTCGTCGAAACCTACGGCGTGAACCTCGTGCTATCGGGGCACGTCCACCGCGACCTCTACGTCAAGTACACGAGCACGAGGACCGGCAAGACCACGAACTTCGTCACCACGACTACCCTCGGCATGGGAAGCGCTATCTACGATGGGCTCGCGCTCTTCGAGATAGACCTTAAGAGCGGCAACATAACATTCCCCGTCAAGCCACCCACCTTCATCGGCTTCAGCTACGACTCCAGGAAGCTGGCACAGAACTCCATACCCATTGGCGTATACCCGCCGAAAAACGACTTAGGGGTCTCCAACCAGGTGTTCACCCCATCAGCGCTCTACCTCTGGCCCCACGCCTACGTCTTGACGCTCGAGAACAGGCTCGGGTACCTTGACCTGGATGACGTTGTGGTCTGGTGCCTGCCGTGGTCCGGGGACTTCACGCCCGAGCTTCTCGACGCGAGCGGCGGAGCCAGCTTCCAAGTACTGGACACGCTGCGCGTGGGAGACCTGCTCTACGTTGCAGTCAGGGTCAAGCTACCGCCGGGCGGCAAGCTCGCGGTTGCCCTGGCCAACGCCCTCGATACCGAGCCGCCGAAAATCAGCATGAAGATGCTATTCCCCGAGAAGCCAGCTCCTGGGGGCCAGTTCCAGGCATTCATCGACGCCAGCGATGAAGGGTGGGGTGTAGCCAACTTCCTAGCGTCGCTCGTGGTGGACGGGGCGGAGCAGCCAGTGAGCGTGAGCCTCTACTCACCGAGCACTCTGGCCGACCCCGTGAGGAGCATGACGTTCAAGGTTACAGGCTCAATCCCTGCTGGAGCGGGGGGCGCTAAGCTCGTGCTGCGAGCAGTGGACTACGCAGGCAACCTCGCCACGGCCGAGTACACTCTACTCGAGAAAACCGAGAAACCCCCGGAGACGCAACCAAGCCAACCAACCCAGCCGACACAACCAAGCCAACCTCAGCAACCAAGCCAGCCCAGCCAGCCATCTCAGCCATCCCAGCCGTCACAGCCGCCACAACCCAGCCAGCCGTCGCCACAGCCTGTAGCGCAACCGGCCACGGTGATGCTTGTAACGCTAGTCGCCGCCGCGGCAGTTCTCCTGGTGATTCTCGTAATTAGGGAGCTGAAGCAGAGGCGCTGAGACCCCCTTAACAACATAAATTATTTATTTTTCCCGCCATCATAACCCCTGATGAAGCAAAAACTCCTAACACTCGGGCTACTGCTCGCGGTTCTCCTCGCCTTCTCCCTCCCAAAGGCTACAGCTCAGCCTGTCGTCGTCGCGGTCGACCTAGGTCACGGCGAGAGCAACAAGTACCTAAACTACATAATGGGTAACATAACGTTCGTCACGTGGAAGGTGATCACGGGTCCCATCAACGCCTCTCAGTTGAAAGGCGTGGACATCCTCCTCCTCGGGCAGCCGACAGTGGCTTTCAGCCCCGATGAGATGACTGCGATAAAGAACTGGCTCGCCTCCGGCAACAAGGTCCTCTACGTCGCGGGCGATAGCGACTACGGCCCAGGCCAGAAGACGATACAGCAGATCAACGACCTCCTAGCAGCGATCGGAACTAAGCTCAGGCTTGAGCACGGCGCTGTGTACAGCGACAACCCCGACGTCACGGCGAAGGCGTACTACAGGATGCTTACCTTCGTCGAGCCTGATGCAGACCCCCTGCTTCGCACAGACCTCATCAAGAGGGACGTAACGCTCCCAGTCCTAATGCATGGTCCTGGATGTGTTGTCTGGGTTGACGCGCAGGGCAAGTATCACGACCCGGTCAAGGAGACGTTCCCCGGGCTCTTCAGGCTCGTGTGGGCGCACAAGAGCTACATGGGGGACAACACACCGCCGACCCCTTACGTGTACGACCTTATGGCCTACGGTAAGGGCACGGGCGACCACGACTTCGTGATGTACGCGGCCGAGTACTGGACTGACAAGAACGTCCTGATCGTCGTGGCTGGGGAGTCGCTATACGGTGACTACGAGCCAGCCTGGGCTTCGGTGTACTACGGCGTGCCTCTCGACGGCCCAACCTTCGTGACGAACCTCTTCAGGTGGTGGGTCTACGTGGTGACGGAGCTCCCCAACCAGAAAACGCTCCAACAGCTCTCTGCTTCAATCAGCAACCTCAACTCGGCGGTGAACAGCCAGTCCTCCAGCATCCAGTCGCTTAGCTCCAATGTAAACTCTCTGAAGTCTAGCCTCGACTCACTTAACTCCAAGGTAGCTCAGCTCTCCTCGGCCCTGGATTCGCTGTCCGGGACCGTTAACACGCTTCTGATCATCTCGGCTGTCGAAGCCCTACTGATCATTGTTGCTCTAGCCTTAATTTTCCTCAGGAAGCCGAAAACCCAGACTTCTGAAACTCAAGTCAAAAGTTAAGCATTTTTTATCCTCTCCTTTTCTCCCAAAGATAAACGTATATAATTCACTGCTGAAGTTAGCACGGTGGTCAGGCTGAGTAGAAAAAATCTCGCCATCCTGGTGGTTGCCACCGTCGCAGTTTTACTCATCGCCCTTGTGCTTTTTACCCCTAAAGCTCCGCCCTCTCAGCCGCAACAGCCAACCCAGCCGACACAACCAAGCCAACCTCAGCAACCAAGCCAGCCCAGCCAGCCATCTCAGCCATCTCAGCCGTCACAGCCAAGCCAGCCCACACCCCCATCTCAAGGCGTCACCCTTTACGTGATTACTAGGCATGAGCAGACGATACAGGATGTTGCGCGGAGGATGTTCCTCAACAGCGAGGTCGCCAAAAGGTACAACATTGTGAACATCGTTTTCCTGCCTGTCAACGCGGAGCAGTGGCCGGAGTACATAAAGAACGCGGCAGCCAAGGGTCAGGGCATCGACGTGGCCTGGGGTGGCGGGCCAACGCTCTTCAACCTCATCGACGATCAGGGGCTTATAGAGCCTCTAGACACATCTAAGGTTCCCGAGTACGCCCTCGTGCTCCAAGAGATGAAGAAGATCCCGCCGAGCATAGCCGGTGCGCCCACGTACAAGGTTGGAAGCGATGGGCTTGTCCACTGGATAGGCGCGAGCGTGAGCAGCTTCGGCTTCACGGTGAACAAGGATATTCTCTCCCGCTACAACCTCCCAACCCCGGCGAGGTGGGCGGACCTGGGCAATCCAGTCTACGCCCGCACCCTGCCGGCCGTGCAGCTCGTGGGCATCGCTGACCCAACCATGAGCACCAGCAACACCAGGATGTTCGAGATAATCCTCCAGGCGTACGGCTGGGACGCCGGCTGGAGGACCCTCACCCTAATCGCCGCCAACGCGAAGGTTTACAGCGGGAGTAGCGACGTAAGAGACGCCGTCATCAGAGGAGACATAGCGATCGGGACGACCATCGACTTCTACGGCTACACCGCTCAGCAGCAGAACCCCGCGTGCCTGTACGTAATACCCGTGAACGAGAGCATAGTCAACGCAGACCCCATAGCCATCCTTAAGGGGGCTAGGCACCCCCGGGAGGCCGCGGTGTTCGTGGCATGGGTCCTCAACGAGACCGGGGGGCAGCTCGTGTGGCTGGACCCCAACATCAACAGGCTCCCGGTCAACCCTAGAGTGTTCGACACACCTGAAGGCTCCAAGAGGCCGGATCTAAAAACCGCCCTCGCCAGCGTGGAGAAAGCAGGCGGCATAAGCTTCAACGAGACCCTCTCCTCGCTGTGGGTCACAGCGGTCGTGGACTACTTTAAGGCAACACTCGTTGACGCCCACGATGACCTCCAGCCCGTTTGGGCGCAGATCGCGCAGGCTTACCTGAGCGGGAAGATCTCAAAGGACCAGTTTAACAAGCTCGTGGACTCGCTGACAGCCCCGATCACGTTCACAGACCCACTAACGAAAACGCAGACCACCTTCACGCTGGACTACGCGCTCAAGATTAGCAGCTACCTTGCCAGCGACCCTACAATATACCAGAACCTCATGAACCAGTGGAGGGACGCGGCTCGAGCCAGGTACCTGAAAACAGCGGCCTTGCTGAAGCAGATGACCGGCTCTTAACCTTCCACCCTCCTTTTTCTGAAAACTAAACATTTTAAGATGGAAGCACGGTTTCTGACAGGGCAAGATGCGGGCTAAGCCGTGGTTCATCTGGGTAGCAGGTCTCTCCATAGCCTCCCTGTACGTCGCACTGTACGCGTTGTCCCCACAATGGGCCGTATCACTTGACCCTCTCCTCTGGCTACTGGCCCTCGCCTCCGCCCTTGCGCTCTACAAGCTGGGCTTCGACTACCGGTGGATAAAGTTCAGCTTCGGCCTCAGCTTCCTGGCGATTTTCTCCATGCTCTACGACTTCTTCACAGTGGCTATCGGCGCTGGCGGAGCACCGAGAGCGCTCGCGCTCTTCCTGGCGCCATTCGTCTCCGCGGCAGCAGTGGGCTACCTCTATGAGAGGCTACGAGCATTCCGGGAGGCGAGGGTAGCGCGCAGGGGTGTCGTCTCGCTATCGCGGCGCGTGCGGAGCACTCTCTACGAGCTCGACCCCTTGATGTGGTTCTTCCTGGTTTTCGGCTCCGCGTTCCTTGTAGTTTTCCTCCTCGCTCCGATCACGCTCGTGCTCGTGAGCGCCTTCAGGGCGCCTGCGGGGGCAGCCTGGTACTCTAACTTCCAGAGAATCTTCTCGGCGAGGGAGTACGTGAGGCTCGAGAGCCTGCCGGGCGAGACGGCGTGGTCAGTGCTGCAGCTCGGAGACTACACGCTCTACGTGATCAAGGGGATTAACTACGGCATCCTTGTTAACAGCCTAATCCTCTCGACAGCCGTAACCTTCGCCGCAACCCTGCTCGGCGTTGCAATCGCGTTCGTGCTGGCCCGCTACTCCTTCCCGGGCAAGGAGGCGCTCCGCATCCTCTCCCTGGTCCCGCTCTTCGTCACACCTTTCGTCAACTCATACGTCGTTAAGATCCTTTTCAGCGAGTACGGGCCCGTGTCGATGCTGACTCAGGCGCTCTTCGGGTGGCGGCTCAGGCTTGACGGGCTCGTCGGGGTTGCCCTTGCGCAAATCATCTCCTTCTACCCCATCGTCTACCTGAACGCGTACAGCGCTTTCCTCAACGTGGACCCCAGCACCGAGGAGCAGGCGGAGAACCTGGGCTCCAGGGGCTTCAGGCTCTTCAGGACGGTGACGTTCCCTCTAGCTCTCCCGGGGATAGTGGCAGGCGCCATAATAGTGTTCATCTTCAGCCTCGAGGACGTCGGCGCCCCGCTGATCTTCCAGGAGTGGAACCTCATGAGCGCGCAGATCTTCAGGGGCTTTGTGACTCAGACGGGCATCGTTTCCCCGGAGTCCGCGGCCCTCGGAGTCGTCATGCTCTTCGTGGCCGTAGTGGGCTTCCTGGCGATCAGGAACTACGTGGGGATGCGGACCTACGCTATGATCAGCCGCGGAGGGCGCATATCGCCTAGGCAACGCCCGCTGGGCCTACCGGGTAAGATCGTCCTTTACGCCATATTATTCCCGCTGGTGCTCCTTACGGCTTTCCCGCAGTTCGGCGTCGCGCTCCTGGCGTTCAACGTCATGCCCCCTAGAGGCTTCGAGATCAACCCGGGCGGCTTCACGCTGAGCTACTTCGAGGTCCTCTTCCTCGACCCCACGGTATTCACCTACATCAGGAACACCATCACGTACGCCGCGCTGTCGGTGATCCTCGCCGTTGCTGTCGCCGTGATGGTGGGGTACGGGGTTAGCAGGATCCGAGTTGCGTGGCTCTCAAACCTGCTGGACACGCTGGCAACGGTGCCTCTAGCAATCCCCGGGCTCGTGATCGCTCTCGGCTACTACTACTTCTTCACCACACTCTTCGCCGGGACCCCCCTAGACCCAGCCTCCATAGGGGCTTTCCAGGCCTGGGTAGTGCTGGTCATATCCTACAGCGTGCGCAAGCTACCCTACGTGGTGCGCTCGGTGTACGCCGGCTTCCAGCAGGTCCACGTGGGCCTCGAGGAGGCGGCGATGAACCTCGGGGCCACGCGCGCTAAGGTGGTTTTCGGCGTCGTGCTGCCTTACATCATCTCCTACATCTTCAGCGGCGCCGTCCTGGGCTTCATATACATGGCCACGGAGGTTAGCACGAGCATAACCATCGGCAACTTCAACCCCTCGCAGGCCCCGATGACGTACTACATGATGAACGTCTACAAGGGCGGCTCTCCCATCGGCGTGCAGATCGCGGCGGCGATGGGTGTGCTGTTGATATTTATACAGCTGGTGGCTATACTGATCGTGGTGAGAGTCCTAAAGCAGAGGTACGCCTTCATCGGGGTGTAGGGGCATGGTGGGCATCCGGCTGGTTGAAGTTAGCAAGGTGTATGGCCGCGTGAGGGCCGTGGACCGCGTCACCCTCGAGGTGAGGGACGGGGAGCTCTTCACTATCCTCGGCCCGAGCGGGTGCGGGAAAACCACCCTGCTTAGGATCGTGGCCGGCTTCGAGGTCCCCGAGGAGGGCAGAGTGTTCTTCGGCAGCGAGGACGTCACCTTCGTGAAGCCCTACGCCAGGGGCACGGCCATGGTCTTCCAGAACTACGCGCTCTGGCCTCACATGACGGTCTTCGAGAACGTTGCCTACGGCCTGAAGGTTAGGCGCAAGCAGCTCAAGCTGACCGACGAGGAGATCGAGAGGAAGGTGCGCGAGGCGCTGAGGCTCGTTCGGCTGGAGGGCATGGAGGATCGCTACCCACTACAGCTGAGCGGGGGGCAGCAGCAGAGAGTCGCCCTGGCTAGGGCGCTGGTGGTGGAGCCGAGGGTTCTGCTCCTTGACGAGCCTCTGAGCAACCTCGACGCCAAGCTCAGGCTGGAGATGAGGGAGGAGATTAGGAGGATCCAGTCGGAGCTGAAGATCACGGCCCTCTACGTGACGCACGACCAGGAGGAGGCGATGAGCCTCGCCGACCGGATAGCTGTGATGAACAGGGGACGGGTGCTCCAGGTCGGGACCCCGCGCGAGATCTACTCGAAGCCGGCGAACCTCTTCGTGGCCACGTTCATAGGGAGGAGCACCTACTTCACGGGGACGGCCCACGAGGTCATAGGCGACACCGTCAAGCTCAGGGTGGACGGCCGAGTCGTGGAGGGCCGCCTCGCACCTGGGTACACGCTCAGGGAGGGTGAGAGAGCCGTTGCAATAGTGAAGGCTGAGGACTTCAGCGTCGGCGGCGAGGGCTCCAACTCGCTTGAAGGCATCGTCGAGATGGTGATGTTCATCGGGATGTTCAACCAGGTGAAGATCCGGGTCGGCGAGCAGAGGGTCACCGCCCTCCTCGACCCCGCCCTGGACCTCGCGCCAGGTCAGAGGATAAGGCTGAGCGTGAAGCCCTCCGACGTCAGCGTGTTCCCAACGACGGGATGGGAGGAGGAGACCTTCTCCTAGACCCCTTTCTGATGCGTAACGCAAATATCCAGCATGCTCGTGGCTGTTTTCATGCCTGCGCGCAGGCTAGCAGAGATGACGTACGTTGAGGTGCGCGAACTGCTCGCAAATGGTTTGGACACGGCAATACTCCCCGTCGGCACCGTCGAGCCCCACGGGCCGCACCTCCCGCTCGGCACGGACTGCATTATACCAGAGCTCATCGCGGAGAGACTGGCTGAACGCCTGAATGCCGTCATCCTGCCCACGGTGAACTACGGTGTGACAAATAGCCTTCACGGCTACCCCGGGTCGATACGCGTGAGGCCGGACGTCCTCGAGAACCTAGTCTACGACATCCTCGCGAGCCTGTCGCTTCACGGCTTCAAGATAGCGGTTATCCTCAACGGTCACGGCGGGAACACCTCGGCCCTCGACAGCGCCGCTAGGCGCGCGTGGCTCGACCACAGGCTCGCAGTGCTCCTCGTAGACTGGTGGCGTCTAGCGCGCGAGAGGGGGCTTACTCAGCGCATCCTCGGTAAGGAGGGAGGTCACGCCGCCACAGATGAGACGGCGCTGGTAGCGGCGGCGAGGCCGGAACTCGTAAAAAGTGAGCTCTACAGCCCCGAGGAGGTGTTCCTGGCGTCTCAGGGGGTGCAGTCGTACCCCGCCCCAGGTACTATCCTGAACTACTCGCCCACGGAGGGTGAAGTATCATTCGACACTTCAAGGGCGCAGGAGTACCTCGATGAGATCGTCCGAGAAGTAGGGAAGCTCTACGATGCGTTGAGGTCAGCCTTGGAACGCATGAAGCATTAAACATATAGAATGTTAAACACGAGGGTTTAAGATTCTGCACTTTGTGTTCACTATGTGAGGATCCGAGACATCGCCGACCTTTTCAAGCTACGGCAGACGTTCATGGCTGTTTTAACCGGCGTCGTCGCCTACATTAAACCCCTTGGCTTTAACGTAGATCTCCGAGCATTAACCCTTATATCGATCTCTCTGTTCGCAACCGTGGCTGGAGCCACAGGGTTCAACATGCTGTTCGACATGGATATTGACAGCATAATGCCCAGAACGCGCCACAGGCCTCTCCCGTCCGGTAGGATGACACCGCGTCAGGCTCTATGGATT from Infirmifilum sp. NZ encodes:
- a CDS encoding ATP-dependent DNA helicase is translated as MEARFPYRPRPHQLEVAKIISEQVKRRNVILEAPTGFGKTPVVIYALLPFLERGGRVVWAVRTGSETDRPVEEFRVFREKSGVRLVALSLRGKRDMCLLARRFGENLDYSDVSYICSRERSRCPYYRRLREGVDLQRFVDVGALTYTYIFEEASRMGVCPYFLQRELLKLADVVALSYNYVVDEGLSWSIRTEFPFKESILVVDEAHNLQNLNLGGDTITEGTMDRAYSEALEAGDEDSAALVDYTRSRVKEKYSSLQEEESEVFDPEDLLPADFEKRLEDALKTGEAIRERRFKEGKRPQSSLYHFASFFKAAVEARGVDGIALIVERSNGRLYLNIWDMRAGEVLSRVWRSFKRVIFMSGTLAPIEAFAETVGVRDYYPVTVPSPYDETNASVYLVKDLTTRGEELSDEMAGKYVDAIARTLRRVRRNTAVFTASYRIQAKLMASGLLEAARSLGYTVFVERRDMSGLEAGETLQKFKSLAQSGSGLLVAPMGGRFAEGADYPGEELMCVFLVGIPFEKPTTKTRLYIEYYQRLYGEEKGRLYAYVYPALRRAAQALGRALRSPRDQAVIVLGDYRYQQYMPLMPDYVRELVKPITHDRLDAVEPPWERIRL
- a CDS encoding metallophosphoesterase family protein, encoding MRKEHIAALTIAFTLLFSLLALAQPALPGFSPLAVPAYSSDISLGKPAAVTPGGSFTFTLTGDAAQPSAAYMFTATVTDGKLSLLNYSLSVTYSNGKVTVSVPSSAKPGVYDLVLVGQRKLELPRSVWVINVSKTTLRVVQITDQHYGAGQPDVITGDMNRIAGYLVASLLKPDLIIDTGDVGDTASEPQYRWAYSYERAFLYGFPILVIPGNHDTPPDMWSKYYGSTTWYRLIGDRLLIVGLYSLEQGYPPLSQLQWAEGVLKQYSSVPYKVVLVHHPVFYYQGELKTTYDDQSVIAPYDPQSNPNSPIYSSWSGNMEATRFFLRLVETYGVNLVLSGHVHRDLYVKYTSTRTGKTTNFVTTTTLGMGSAIYDGLALFEIDLKSGNITFPVKPPTFIGFSYDSRKLAQNSIPIGVYPPKNDLGVSNQVFTPSALYLWPHAYVLTLENRLGYLDLDDVVVWCLPWSGDFTPELLDASGGASFQVLDTLRVGDLLYVAVRVKLPPGGKLAVALANALDTEPPKISMKMLFPEKPAPGGQFQAFIDASDEGWGVANFLASLVVDGAEQPVSVSLYSPSTLADPVRSMTFKVTGSIPAGAGGAKLVLRAVDYAGNLATAEYTLLEKTEKPPETQPSQPTQPTQPSQPQQPSQPSQPSQPSQPSQPPQPSQPSPQPVAQPATVMLVTLVAAAAVLLVILVIRELKQRR
- a CDS encoding ABC transporter permease, whose translation is MAAKNSNGILRVFRGILTKEAKLLTRYVGSLFMVLALPFMMSGLFVGIGYAVAGPSATANFASNTGVQNPILYMTLGGVLMIASMVMVENTSSVIREEQLIGTFELHYLTPNSTVVVWLLHAVAQSILMLLVFTIDLTVVVALQGSLLSPVEWVESALVLLLGLLPLAGLGLVVAALTVRFKEVWAVASTVNAFIAMLSGYYYPLEVFPRVVQAVSALLPTTHATQVLRGIVAGGSSSLNLAERVGIMVSLGLAYLYLGRLTYTRWEDEARRRGELSKY
- a CDS encoding ABC transporter permease, coding for MRRGGGASYRSTRFVRGIRALALEISWTAKVALKTYFRYPAWLVSDIITTPAWLVLLLFPILMFLPREEWSDPKVLNMFFWAMILWDVVSAGLWSFGMAIRREQQTGTLEFILLTNANRAVLFSRNLFSRIVGLGLTLAYTYFFFVLLFGTSVILHDVLPVAAVLLVGLFTSMGFGLIYGALVLKYKNVGPLNNILQFVILGLSGVFFPVSSLPRELQLVSLAIPFTYLSELLRYHALRTPTLLPVELEWALLLALTAALVAAGLASIYAIERRLKRTGELGQY